Genomic window (Aethina tumida isolate Nest 87 chromosome 4, icAetTumi1.1, whole genome shotgun sequence):
ATACATGTTTGAACATTATTACAGATTATATTATATCCCGTTTTGTTTTTGGTACTAAAATTGTGGTTTCAACATGAACTTTTATCAATAGATTCatctaatcaaatatttatatacttaaaaataaattagaacgaGAATAATTGGTTAATAATATCATgacttattcaataaatttttaataaatctgagGAAAGCTTTTAGCAATTTGTATAATTCGCATTTTGGTTTTAAATGAACTCTGCTCAAATATAAATCAAGTTAATTTGAAGCTGTAAACCAgaagattaaaaattgattaaaaatcctataaattttcaaaacattaaaaatataatattgtgaggtgaagtttataatttattgaagcaGTACATTCCCAAGTTAATTTcctgtaaaatgtaatataaatcttCTGTAAATATAGAACTAAACATACAAAAGATTGAATATCACTTTTATGgccagtttaattttactgttgagtatattttgtactttaatTCTTTGAAgagttgaaataaaatagtatagaatagaatagaatgaAATCGTTCATTCTTTTGAGGTCCCTCTTAAAAGAGGGATGTATCTGATATGTACAGtgtaaattagaaaatctAACGAACAACAGCTTTTATCACGAATTAGGACGCATTGTTTCGCCTTCAAAGATCAAACCGGCCGAGCTTCGAGGCTTTGAAGCCGGATGCAACCAGGATTCGGTAAATTGGGATCTCCGGGCAAATAAAGTGCGCGACTACgattcaaatttaatggttTTCAGATAGTCGTGTCTCGTTAGGGAAGCTAAAAGTGTAAATTTCGTTTCggctaattaattcaattaaccaCCATAAAGGGAGACCGTTTCTTTTAACTAGATTATAAACCGCTTCTAATGGAGATTAAAGTGCGACTAATTAAGGCGAATTTTTGCTGAAAAATACCTTTGTTACGTTTTGTggtgaaaacattttttttttttttttttggaaacagtaattgaatttattcaacacATTTGAATGATCGTTCACCTGTAGATGTACGGGATGTGACGTCATTGAGAGTGCTGATTGTGGAGGATATGCGTCTGCAAAGGGATCCAGTCGAGAGCACTTCCCGCATTCGTTCCCGAATCAAAGGCGACTGGATCCATTAAAACGGAACAATTCCGAACGAAACATCCGACGATAATCTACACCCGTTTAACCGCTGATTGTCAGTtcttttttgtcaaaaatgaaAGGAAAGATACTTTTTATATGTTGattgaatttcttttttttattgttgataaaatatgagtttttatatgtaattatgaGGGTCCGTCATACTCCATGTCCGACAGTTTGaataataagatatttgacTAAGCGGTTTTGACATTACCGGACAAAAGGAGCGAGACATCaagaaaaaatctaatttaaccataaaggccgataaaattttcaagtatAATGTCACATCattcaattatattcaatttacgTGTTTTAATGTTGAACAGATATAAAgagatttatttttcttaatccaAACTTCTCTTTGAATTTTCCCTGAAACTTTTTAACCAATTACCGAATTCTCCAGAGGGTGCTTGATCAATCTTAATAAGTATTTTCACCATTAATAAAACTCATACGTTttgtataacttttttaatatttaatttattaaaacattttaattttatttgattataaaattttgaaataaatattggtgtaaacatttgcaaaatttaattaattttatatgattggaattaaaatcaatctgaatttaaattttatattttgtgcttgataaaataaatcattaaattaatatgattcACATcttgcattaaaaattttgcccTGATTAACAAATTTCTGTTcgtaaaaagtataataaagattaaaaaaacaaattacataagcgaaaaatactgaatttttaaattatccctTGCAGAATTTATAAGACTAACGAgcattaatcaattttaattatattgtagtaaaaattgataattacgtaatgttgcaataattaaaaattaatcaagctgatctagttttaatttaatgaagcaAAGAGGTAATTCTGTTCTTGCTTTGTTGTAcaaattagattagattagttaatttattggcatttgaataaaaactcattaattaaaaaatgttcaataatttattataaacatcatgtaatataattaacaatatttacaaaataaaacaattacaaataaaatataaataataataacatagttttataattacaatatgcataaataaaatagaagaaattaTGTACACTCACTACATATACaatggtggaaaaaagtatggaatatttttaaaaatgggattttttataatctaataTTGCCGCTTATCGTTTTCTCTTTAGGTCTTTTTATCGGATACGTTTTTGACTtgaaaaaaagtatggaatattattttattttcggtCATTTGTACTTAAATTCTTGACAAGGTTACCACATAGTAacatttaaacacatttatttttcacttaaatttaagaaaaaagttgttaagTAGTTAAGAAACCACTGCTATCAAAGAATAAGAGTGTCCCGCCTGACATTTGCAAAATCTCACTTGTCTTGGACTCtggaaaaatagaaaattatcctTTAGGgtgataaaagtaaatttaatttgtttgggtCGTGTAGCAGaatatttgtgtaaataaaagaTTCCAATAGTTAAACATGGTAAAGGAACCACTGAGTTGGATCCTCGATTCAAGTGGAGAGTAAGATGGATCTTTATAAATACAGGGACATATTGGAACACAGCATGTTTCTATTTGCCAAGAAAGAGATGCCACTTTGTTGGATAATTCGATAAGACAATGGTCCCAAACatacaactaaaattattaaacaaaaaaacatcaaaaggaAACAAGAACTTTTTCGAAACATGCAAGAGCAGTGACAATAATTTcctgttgatttaaattaaaggctacgccacaaaatattgaaatatctgagttattattaattttttaatgaatattaataacatattccatacttttttgcagaccaaattgattttttattagaaaaaaagtaaaaacctgTGAATATAATGATCATTGTGATTAATGGACCAATCTtacagtaaattagatttgttcagaTTTCCAACATTAAGAAACATTTGTaagcaataaatattccatacttttttccaccactgtatattaaaattatttaaataaaatattctatagaCATTTATTGTAACTGTGAACACTGCTTATTGGACAATTGATAATAATGAcattcagaaaattattgttaatttccaCATTAATTAACCAAATCAGAAGAGTCTTCACTAGATACTGGTTGCCTGTTTTTCGGTTCCATTTCCGCAATACTCGTGTTTTTCTGGTGGTGCTTCAGATGTTTCAGGAAGGAGGAATTAAACGAGAAGCGGTCGCCGCAGAAGTCGCAGACGTACGGCTTTTCCCCCGTGTGCACACGCATGTGCACGTACAGGTGCGTCGTTTGTGCGAACCTTTTGTCGCACAAACTGCACTGGTACTTGCGCTCACCTAAAATCATTCATATAACTATCCggcaaaacaattttatcaatcCACCTGTATGGGTGCGGAGGTGACGTTTCGCCCCGTTCGAGTACGGGAAACTCTTTCCGCAGATGTTGCAGAGGTACGGCGTTTTTCTGGATTTCTTGCCGATTTCGTGGATCTTTTTGTGTCGGTTTAGGGACGACCGTCTCTGGTAACTTTTGTCGCACGTGCCGCATTTGTACGTTTTGTCGGCGTTGTGGATTGTTAGGTGCTCTTTCAGGCGGTAGAATTTCGTATACGACTTTTGGCAGAACGTgcacaaaaatttttgttctaTGGAATGAATGTTTTTCATGtgttgtttgtattttaatgcCTGCAATTATAGTTTCACAGTCTTAACAATcagaaattgaacaaaaacatACCTTATCAAACTCGGTTTGACATAAATTACAAGTAAAAAATTCCGGTAATACAACTTTTTCACTGTTGGGGTTAGCAATTTCAATATCTTTGttatcatcatttttaaatttatctatttctaGTTCAACGTCTTTTGGGTTAcagaataattcaaaattgtcttcatttttgtttgttatttcgTTAATTGATTGGGTAAAAGTTGACTCCATCATTTGTTCCAGTTCTTCTTcacatttaaacatttcactGTCGATTACCGGCGACTcagaaaatttagatttagataATTCCGGGCTTTTCcatatttgttgattttttaaaacaagtatGTGAAATTTGTATGCGgtgtctaaatattttaaacatatgttACATATAACCATATCTTctttttttgtctaaaaagtatgattaacaattattaaactatttaaacgtATAAACGGAAAGCAGTTTTCCATATGAAGATCATGCATTCAAAACCATCATCAacatttgttcaaaaatagaTGAAAGCGACTGAATGAAGcagacaaaatttaaaatcaaacattttgtatgatattttataaaaggacttgtccagtcagtataaaaaaatatagttcaatattttatacctttttttGCTTCCTTAACACATCTTATAAAAATCAGAGATACTACTTTAAACGCAATTATTAGTCTACTTTTATTGGCCAAAGTAAAAacacattcaaatataattagatttatattattttattggataaATCTACATTcagtaaaaaaagaaatattacacTCCAGAGAAgagggaaataataattaacattaaatatcaaGGTATAAATATTGGTGACAtcactaaaaatttaagttgctTCCAAAGAAACGATTTAGAAtccttattaacaaatatgaaacaatacattcaattgaaaatattataagaaaatgtccttttattgatttacaaattgaaaaaattagtaaacgaCATCCTTTCTTGTCTTCTAGACAGTCGAGTCATACAATATTAGTGTGTCTGGTAGAACAATCATACATCGATTGAATAATCAAAAGTTGTAaggatatatttcagtaaaaaaaccatcaaaaaagaatattcgaacATGTCTAAAAATTCACacaaaaatgtgttaattattcTCCAGAATTTTGGTCAAAGAGTGGTGAATCCATGTTCAACAGATGGTAAAAATTACGTCCTCCTAATAAAAGATTGAATATCAGATACACAACAAAACAGTGAAAGATGGTAGAGGAAAAGTTTTGGTTTGGGATTCCTTTTCTTGGCATAGTATAGGaccattacaaaaaaaaaatgagtaaaatgGACCATTTCTTATATAGAGGCATCAGAAAAGATACAATGGGACCATTTGTAAACCACAATTTACCAGttatatggatttttatgTATGATAATGATACGAAACATGTACCAAAAGTTGTTCAAAAGatagagaaaagaaatattctCGATTGGTCAGCGTAATATCAGgatctaaatacaatttaaaacttgtgGAACTATGTGTAATCTCAATTAAAAGACCAAAATGcatcaaatttagaagaattatggttattaattgaggaatcgtgaaatttaatttcaaacgaccACTATCGATATTT
Coding sequences:
- the LOC109596125 gene encoding zinc finger protein 69 homolog B, whose product is MAVNKNKCFTCLRGQEFKMVSIFACDFEEMSHWDKLVTCIPNVTKKEDMVICNICLKYLDTAYKFHILVLKNQQIWKSPELSKSKFSESPVIDSEMFKCEEELEQMMESTFTQSINEITNKNEDNFELFCNPKDVELEIDKFKNDDNKDIEIANPNSEKVVLPEFFTCNLCQTEFDKALKYKQHMKNIHSIEQKFLCTFCQKSYTKFYRLKEHLTIHNADKTYKCGTCDKSYQRRSSLNRHKKIHEIGKKSRKTPYLCNICGKSFPYSNGAKRHLRTHTGERKYQCSLCDKRFAQTTHLYVHMRVHTGEKPYVCDFCGDRFSFNSSFLKHLKHHQKNTSIAEMEPKNRQPVSSEDSSDLVN